The genomic region AAGCTTCTGGACGATGCGGTAGCGGAAATGACCGTTATCACCGGCCAGAAGCCGAAGATCACCCGGGCCGGCAAATCTATAGCCAACTTCAAATTGCGTGAAGGCATGGCGGTCGGCTGCACGGTGACCCTGCGCGGCGCCCGTATGTATGAGTTCCTGGACAGGCTGGTTTCCATCGCCCTGCCCCGCATCAGGGATTTCCGGGGAATCAAGCCGAAGTCTTTCGACGGGCGCGGCAATATGTCGATCGGCATCAAGGAACAGATAATTTTTCCGGAGATCGATTACGATTCGATCACCCAGACCAGGGGGCTCGACATCACGATCACCACGACCGCCCGCAACGACGACGAAGGACGGGCCTTGCTCAAGAAGCTGGGCATGCCGTTCAAAGAGCGTTAAGGAGAGTTAATGGCTAAGAAATCACTACAGGTCAAAGCCAGTCGCACACCTAAGTACCCATCCCGGGGCTATCATCGCTGCCGCCGTTGCGGCCGGCCCCGCGGTTACTTCCGCAAATTCGGCCTCTGCCGTATTTGCCTGCGCGAGCTGGCGCACCGGGGCGTTATTCCGGGCATGACCAAGTCGAGCTGGTAGGGGGATGTCGCAATGACTTTAACTGATCCAATCGCTGACATGCTAACCCGCATCCGGAACGCCAACAACGGCTTCAAGGACAGCGTGGAGATGCCGGCATCCAAGATGAAGGTAGAGATTGCAAAGGTCCTGAAGGACGAGGGCTATATCACTGACTACGCCTTGATGCGCGGCGAGGCCTTCGACAACATAGTCGTGGACCTCAAGTACGGCAAGGACAGGCAGAAAGTCATCTCCGGCCTGAGGCGCATCAGCAAGCCCGGCCGCAGGGTCTACACCAACAAGGATGCGATCCCCAAGGTGCTGGGCGGCCTGGGAGTGGCGGTGCTATCGACGTCGAGAGGGCTGATGACAGGCCGGACCGCGGAGAAGCAGGGTGTCGGCGGCGAAGTGATCTGTTTTATCTGGTAACAAGCAGGCAAGACCAGCTAACTGACAAACGGCAAGAGCCGGGAGAAATATAAAGTGTCACGAATCGGAAGAGCGCCAATAGCAGTACCCGACGGGGTCGAGATCACGATCGACGGCAGCGACGTCAGCGTCAAGGGTCCCAAGGGCAGCCTTTCCGGCAGTTTTTCGCCGGAGATGGAGATCGTGCGGGAAGATGGCACGATCCTGGTAAAGAGGCCTACGAACCAGAAGCATCATCGAGCCCTGCACGGATTGACCAGGACCCTGGTCGCCAACATGGTCGAGGGCGTGACTAAAGGTTTCACTCGCGAGCTGGAGATCAACGGTGTCGGTTACCGCGCTACGCTCAAGGGCAAGGACCTGGAAGTCCTGGTGGGTAAGTCCCATCCCGAGCTGATCCAGCCGGAGAAGGACACATCTTTCGAAGTGCCAAAGCCGACTCAGGTGATCGTGCACGGCATCGACAAGCAGGTCGTCGGACACCTTGCTGCCAAGATCCGCGCGCTCAGGCCCCCGGAACCCTACAAGGGCAAGGGCATCAAGTACATCGAAGAGCATATACGCAGAAAGGTTGGCAAGAGGGCATAATCATGGCCAAGACTACGACTGAAATTTTAGCGAGGCAAAAGAAACGGGCACGGCGGCATCGCCGGGTGCGGCTGCGGGTGGTTGGCATGCCGGATCGTCCGCGGATGACTGTATTCCGTTCCAACAAGGGTATATATGCCCAGGTCATAGACGACCTCGAGGGCAAGACGCTGGTGTCGGCCTCCAGTACTGAGGTCAAGGAATCAGGCCTTAAAAAGGCACAGATGGCGGAAAAGGTCGGCGAACTGCTGGCCGCGAAAGCCAAAGAGAAGAATATCGACAAAGTCGTTTTCGATCGCGGAAGCTACCTGTACCATGGCCGCGTGAAGTCGCTGGCCGAGGGAGCGCGCAAGGGAGGAATCCAGTTCTGATATGGCAGACGCATACGAAAAGATCCAGTTAGGACAGCGGGGACCCGAGCTTCAGGAGAAGGTCGTCGCCATCAATCGCGTCGCCAAGGTCGTCAAGGGCGGCCGCCGGTTCTCGTTCACAGCCCTGGTCGTGGTGGGAGACACCGTCAATCAGGTCGGAGTCGGTTATGGCAAGGCCAAGGAAGTCCCCCTCGCGATCCAGAAAGCAGTCGAGGACGCGAAGAAGAACTTGTTCCGGGTGCCCAAGCACAAGAACACGATCACACACAAGATAATCGGCCGCTACGGTGCCGGTCGAGTGATGATGAAACCCGCTTCGCCTGGTACCGGCATCATCGCCGGTGGCGGCGTGCGCGCGGTCATGGAACTCGCCGGTATCCACGACGTTCTGGCCAAGTGCCTCGGCACGACCAACCCCATCAATATGGTGCGGGCAAGCGTCGCCGGGCTGGCTGAGCTCAAGGATCCCAAAGAGATCGCTAAACTGCGCGGCAAGACTATCGCTGAGGTCCTTGGTGTGGAGAAGGCTGAAGCGAAGCCGGAAACCAAACCTGCGAAGGCCGCTGAAACCAAGACCGAAGCCGGAGAGCCGGCAACTGAAGCATGAGCCAGATCAAGGTAACACAGACAAAAAGCATCATCGGCAGGCGGGCTGACCACCGGCGCACAATGCGCGCCCTCGGCCTGCGCAAGATGAACCATAGTGTAGTCCACGAAGATTCCCCGCAGATCAGGGGAATGATCCACCAGGTGCGCTACATGGTCGAAGTCGAGGAAGTCAAAGGGAGCAAGCAGTGAGCCAGGAAGAGAAGACTTCAGAAGAGGGCCAGTATCTGGGCCTCCATAACCTGAGCCCGACGCCGGGCTCGAAGCATGGGCGCAAGCGCGTAGGCCGGGGCCACGGCAGTGGCCATGGCAAGACCTCGGGCCGCGGCCACAAGGGTTTCAACAGCCGTTCCGGCGGAGGCGTTCGCCCGGGTTACGAGGGCGGCCAGATGCCTCTCTACATGAGGGTTGGCAAGCTGCGCGGCCCCAACAAGAAGATGAGCATGCCTTTCGGACCGTTTCGCACCTATACCACGGGCGTCAACGTCTCTCGACTGGCTGAGAAGTTCGACGCCGGCGCCGAAGTGACTCCGGAAGCGCTGGTGGAGAAGGGCATCATCAAGAACACGAAGACCCCCGTGAAGATACTCGGTGACGGCGACATCGCCATCGCCCTGACGGTAAAAGCCAACGGTTTCAGCAAGTCGGCTCGCGAGAAGATCGAGGCCGCCGGCGGCAAGGCGGAGGTCATATAGTTGCTCGCTTCCCTGGCAAATGCCTGGAGGATCCCGGAACTGAGGGCCAAACTGGTCTTCACCATGGCCATGATCGTCATCTACCGTTTCGGCTCCCAGGTGCCGGTGCCGGGAGTGAACATAGACGCGGTCAAGGAGTTCATCAACTCGGGCTCCGCCGGGGTGCTCGGTTTTCTTAATCTTTTTTCCGGAGGCGCCCTCAGCCAGTTCGCTGTTTTCGCACTCGGGATAATGCCCTACATCACCGCATCGATCATCCTGCAGCTGCTTACCATGGCTTTTCCGGCGCTCAAGGAGCTCGCCCGCGAGGGTGAGGCGGGCCAGCGCAAGATCACCCAGTACACCAGGTATCTGACAGTGGGCCTGGCATGCGCCCAGGCTGTCGGTTATACAGTCCTTTTCAAGCAGCAGGGAGCAATCCCGGAACTGAATTTTCTCAGCTTTTATGAGATCGTCATCACCCTGGTCGCAGGCACGACCCTGCTGATGTTCATCGGCGAGCTCATCAGCCAGCGTGGTATTGGCAACGGAATCTCGCTGCTGATCTTCGCCAGCATCGTCTCGGGCCTGATCCCGGGGATCATCCGCCTGCGGACCATGGACATCGTCACGATCCTGATCATCATCGTGATCGGTATCGTCGTGATCATGGGCATCGTCCTGGTCCAGGAAGGCCAGCGGCGGATACCGATCCAGTACGCCAAGCGTCAGATCGGCCGGCGCATGACTTCGGGAGGCAGCACCTATCTGCCGCTTTCCATCAACATGGCAGGCGTCATCCCGGTCATCTTCGCCTCTTCGGTGCTGATGCTGCCGCCGACGATCGCCCAGCTGTGGCCGAATGAGACGGTCCAGAATATCGGCAATGGCTGGCTGCGGCCATCCGGTCCGCTATTCCTGATCCTGGAAGCGATCTTCATCATCGGCTTCACCTATTTTTACACCGCGGTCCAGTTCGATCCGATCGAGCGGGCCAACGACCTGAAGAAATATGGCGGTTTCATCCCAGGTATCAGGCCGGGAAAGCCGACCGCCGTCTATCTCGACAAGGTGCTCACCCGCCTGACGCTGCCGGGAGCTCTATTCCTGGCCGCCATCGCGGTGCTACCAAATATCTTGATCGCAGTGCTGAACGTGCCGTTTTATTTCGGTGGCACCTCGATCCTGATCGTCGTCGGCGTCGCGCTCCAGACGATGAAGCAGATGGAATCACAACTCTTGATGAGGCATTACGAGGGCTTCCTCAAGTAGCGCAGGCATGGCTGGCGTTTCAGCCGGCCTGCCGGAGATGACCGGGACTGGCAATTGATCAACCGCAAGTCTCCAGCACAGATCGAGAAGATCGGCAGGGCGGGTGCGATCGTCGGTGGTTGCCTGCAGATGCTGAAGGGCATGTGCAGGCCGGGAGCGACCACTGCCGAGCTCGACCGCGCGGCTGAGAAGTTTATCAGGGAGCATGGCGGTATCCCTACTTTCAAGGGATACAGGGGCTTTCCGGCGACGATATGCGCCTCTCCCAACACGATGGTGGTGCACGGCATACCAGGGGATTACCTGGTGGCCGAGGGCGACATCATGAGTCTTGATGTAGGAGTCACCCTGAAGGGCTGGGTGGCGGATGCGGCGCTCACCGTGGAGGTGGGCGACGCCGGCCAGCTGGCGCGGCGGCTGATGGAGGTCACGGAGGCCTCTCTCGGAAGGGCCATTGCCAAGTGCCGGGTCGGCAACCGCCTGGGAGATGTATCCCACGCGGTGCAGGAATATGTCGAGGCCAACGGTTTCGCGGTAGTGAGGTCGCTGGTAGGGCATGGTATCGGCCGTGAGATGCATGAGGAGCCGCAGATCCCCAATTACGGGAATCCGGGCACCGGGCCGGAACTGCAGGAAGGGATGGTCTTCGCCATCGAGCCGATGGTGAACGCCGGAACCCACAAGGTGACCGTGGGTGACGACCACTGGGCCATCTCGACGGCTGACGGCAGCCTGTCCGCTCATTACGAGCACACGGTGGCGATAACCGCCTCCGGACCGCGGATTTTGACCGCCGCTGGCGAGAATGAGGAAAAGGGCTTGGACGCAGCCCCGTTACTGTGGTAACATACGCGGTTGGCCGAGACGGCCGCGAACGGAGAATATGTCACAAAAAGAAGAAGCCATAGAACTAGAGGGAGAGGTCGTTGAAGCCCTGCCTAACACGATGTTCAGGGTGAAGCTCGACAACGACCATGAAGTTCTGGCGCACATATCGGGCAAGATGCGGATGCACTATATCCGGATCCTGCCGGGAGACAGGGTAAAAGTCGAACTTTCGCCCTATGATCTGACCAGAGGAAGGATAACGTACAGGTTCAAGTAGCCATGAAAGTACGCTCATCAGTAAAACCTATGTGTGAGAAGTGCAAAGTGGTCCGCCGGCACGGTGTCGTGCTGGTGATCTGCACCAATCCCAGGCACAAACAGCGCCAGGGATAATTGCGGCCGCGGTAGAGGCGCCGACGCGCCGACGCCGCGTGTTATGACTATCTGGAGGTTATTGGTTTGGCACGTATCGCCGGAGTAAACATCCCCCGCGAGAAGCGGGTGGAAATCGGACTCACCTATATTTATGGTGTGGGGCGGTCGACTTCGTGCAAGGTCCTCGACGACCTTGGCATCAGCCGCAACACTTATGTACGCGACCTCACCGACGAAGAGGTCTCGAAGCTGCGCGAGTATCTGGACAGCAACCTCGTGGTCGAGGGCGACCTGCGCCGCGAGCGTTCACAGAACATCAAGCGGCTGATGGAGATCGGCTGCTACCGCGGGCTCAGGCATCGCCGCGGCCTGCCGGTCCGGGGCCAGCGCACCAAGACCAACGCCCGCGGCCGCAAGGGACCGAAGCGCACCGTCGGCGTCAAACGCAAGAAGTAAGAAAGGGCAGAGATGGCAGCTCCCAAATCCAAAGCTCGTACACGCCGCAAGGTAAAAAAGAATATTCCCGTGGGCCAGGCCCATATCAAGACATCGTTCAACAACACGATCGTCACCCTGACTGACAAGGAAGGGAACGTTATCGCCTGGGAGAGTGCCGGTTCCGCCGGATTCAAGGGCTCCCGCAAGAGCACGCCCTTTGCCGCCCAGGTCACGGCTGATGCCTGTGCCAAGAAGGGCATGGAGCACGGTCTGAAGAAAGTTGACGTTTACGTCAAAGGCCCGGGTTCGGGCAGGGAAACCGCCATCCGCTCGCTCCAGGCCGCCGGCCTGGAGGTAATGGGCGTCAAAGACGTTACGCCGATGCCGCACAACGGCTGCAGGCAGCGCAAGAGACGTAGAGTTTAAGGAGAGCTTCACTTGGCAAAGGACACATCACCAGCCTGCAAACAGTGCCGCCGCGAGGGTTTGAAACTGTACCTCAAGGGGGAACGTTGCCTGACCGACAGGTGCGCCATCGACCGGCGCTCATACGGTCCCGGCGAACATGGACGCCGCCGGATCAAGCAAACCGAGTACCTGACCCAGTTGCGCGAGAAGCAGAAAGCGCGCCGTTATTATGGCTTACTGGAAAAACAGTTCCGCAATTATTACGAGCGGGCCAACCGCCAGAGCGGCATCACCGGCGAGAACCTGCTCAGGCTGCTCGAAGTGCGTCTCGACAACGTGGTCTACCGGCTTGGCTTCGCGGTATCCCGCCGTCAATCGAGGCAGCTGGTGATGCACGGTCATTTCATGGTAAACGGCCACAGGGTGGATATCCCTTCTTATCTGGTCAAACCGGATGATGTAGTAGCCGTCATGGCCAACTCGTCGGCGAAAGACCTCATCAAGGAAGCCACCGACCTGACCGCTTCGGTATCGCCGTGGCTGCAGGCCGATCACGACAACCTTTCCGGCAAGATTCTCAAGTATCCGGAACGCGAAGAGATAGATGTTCCGGTGCAGGAACAGTTAATAGTAGAACTGTATTCCAAGTGATGCTGTTTGCGAGGCAGGGAGCGTGAGCCCGACGGCCACGATCCAAAACGCCGCGCTTTCAGGCGCGGGTATACAATTTTCAGACATGGAGGACGATTTGCTCACTTTTCAGGTCCCCAAGATCACGCACGAACAGGTAGAGGACAACAAGGGCGTATTCGTGGTGGAGCCCCTCGACAGGGGTTTCGGCCACACGTTCGGCAACTCGCTGCGGCGGGTGCTGCTGTCCTCCCTCGATGGCGCGGCCGTGAGCCTGGTAAAAATAGAAGGTGTCGCCCACGAATTCTCGACCATCGAGGGTGTCAAGGAAGATGTCACCGACATCGTCCTCAACCTCAAGCGGCTCACCTGCAAGCTACACGGTGAAGAGACCGACGAGCTCGAGGTCACGCTGAACAAGAACGGTCCCGGCGAAGCGACCGGCGCCGACATCGAGTGCCCCGCGGAGCTGGAGATCGTCAATCCGGACCTGCATATCGCCAACCTTGGCAAGAAGGCCAAGCTGGAGATGACGCTGACCGTCCGCCGCGGCCGCGGTTATGCTTCGGCTGAGAGCAACAAGGAAGCCGGCGCCGCCATCGGGGTCATACCGATCGATTCGAACTATTCCCCGGTAACCCGGGTCAATTACGAGGTCAGCCCGGCGCGCGTGGGACAGCGCACGGACTTCGACAGGCTGACCATCGAGATCACGACAGACGGCAGCATCTCGGCGGGCGACGCCCTGCGCGACGCAGCCGCGATGCTGATCTCTTCGCTACAGATCTTTACCGGCGCGCATGAAGCCGGTGGGCCGGTCGAGGCTCTGGCCGCCGCCGAGTCGGCGCTGGAGATGCCTTCGTCAGGCGAAGGCAGCGACGATGACATCAACATCGAAGAACTTGAGATCGGCGTCCGCTCTTATAACTGCCTGAAGCGTGAGGGCATCCAGACCGTCGCCGACCTGGTCAAGCGCAGCGAGGCCGAGTTGATGAACATCCCCAACTTCGGCAGGAAGAGCATCGAGGAAGTCAAGGAGAACCTGAGCAAGCTGGGCATGGCCCTGAGGGGTTCGGAGAGCTAGGCAAACCACGGAACCAGCCGCGGCGCCGGAATGGGTGCGCGGAGGAAACAGTTCGGAGAGCAGCAACATGAGACACGCAAAACAGGGAAGAAAACTGGGACTGACGACCGCGCATCGCAAGGCGATGCTGGGGAACATGGTCTGCTCGCTGTTCGAGCACGGCCGCATCAAGACTACCGTGAGCAAGGCCAAGGAAGCAAAGCCGCTGGCCGAGAAGATGATCACTCTGGGCAAGCGCGGCGATCTGGCCGCCCGCCGGCAGGCACTAGCCCGTCTGCGCAGTAAGGACGTCGTCCACACGCTCTTCGCCGAGGTAGCGCCCAGGTTCGCCGAGCGGCCGGGCGGATATACCCGCATCATCCGCATCGGCCCCCGTCAGGGTGACGCCGCGGAGATGGTCTTCCTGGAGCTGGTGGACTGATCCACTGAAGCATGGGCTGCAGCGGCAGCCGATCACAGAGCAGAATCTCAAGGCGCCCTTCGGGCGCCTTTTTTGTGGACGATGCTCATGGAGAATTCGCTGCAGGCAATTGTTTTCGACGCAAGGCTCCGCTCGCGGAGCGTATTTGCGAACCTGGCTTGATACAATCCCAGCCAGGCTCCAAATCACTCACGGGAATGATATCCATGAGCACCAGTATTATCTCACTTGAAGACATCACCTATCGCTATCCTCACGCCCCGGAGGAACTGCCGCCGGCGCTCGGCCGCGTGAGTATCGAGGTCGCCGCGGGCGAGTTCGTGGGGCTTGTCGGCGGCAACGGTTCCGGCAAATCGACCCTGGCGCGGCTGCTCAACGGCTTGCTGCTCCCATCACAGGGAACCGTGACCGTCGACGGCCTTTCGACCGGCGACCGCGCCAGCCTGGACAGGATCCGGGAGACTGTCGGCATGGTTTTCCAG from Actinomycetota bacterium harbors:
- the infA gene encoding translation initiation factor IF-1, which codes for MSQKEEAIELEGEVVEALPNTMFRVKLDNDHEVLAHISGKMRMHYIRILPGDRVKVELSPYDLTRGRITYRFK
- the rpsE gene encoding 30S ribosomal protein S5 — protein: MADAYEKIQLGQRGPELQEKVVAINRVAKVVKGGRRFSFTALVVVGDTVNQVGVGYGKAKEVPLAIQKAVEDAKKNLFRVPKHKNTITHKIIGRYGAGRVMMKPASPGTGIIAGGGVRAVMELAGIHDVLAKCLGTTNPINMVRASVAGLAELKDPKEIAKLRGKTIAEVLGVEKAEAKPETKPAKAAETKTEAGEPATEA
- the rplE gene encoding 50S ribosomal protein L5, giving the protein MARLKEQFEKEFIPALKEELALGNTMEVPRVSKICVNMGVGEAKTDAKLLDDAVAEMTVITGQKPKITRAGKSIANFKLREGMAVGCTVTLRGARMYEFLDRLVSIALPRIRDFRGIKPKSFDGRGNMSIGIKEQIIFPEIDYDSITQTRGLDITITTTARNDDEGRALLKKLGMPFKER
- the rplF gene encoding 50S ribosomal protein L6; this encodes MSRIGRAPIAVPDGVEITIDGSDVSVKGPKGSLSGSFSPEMEIVREDGTILVKRPTNQKHHRALHGLTRTLVANMVEGVTKGFTRELEINGVGYRATLKGKDLEVLVGKSHPELIQPEKDTSFEVPKPTQVIVHGIDKQVVGHLAAKIRALRPPEPYKGKGIKYIEEHIRRKVGKRA
- the secY gene encoding preprotein translocase subunit SecY, which gives rise to MLASLANAWRIPELRAKLVFTMAMIVIYRFGSQVPVPGVNIDAVKEFINSGSAGVLGFLNLFSGGALSQFAVFALGIMPYITASIILQLLTMAFPALKELAREGEAGQRKITQYTRYLTVGLACAQAVGYTVLFKQQGAIPELNFLSFYEIVITLVAGTTLLMFIGELISQRGIGNGISLLIFASIVSGLIPGIIRLRTMDIVTILIIIVIGIVVIMGIVLVQEGQRRIPIQYAKRQIGRRMTSGGSTYLPLSINMAGVIPVIFASSVLMLPPTIAQLWPNETVQNIGNGWLRPSGPLFLILEAIFIIGFTYFYTAVQFDPIERANDLKKYGGFIPGIRPGKPTAVYLDKVLTRLTLPGALFLAAIAVLPNILIAVLNVPFYFGGTSILIVVGVALQTMKQMESQLLMRHYEGFLK
- the rplR gene encoding 50S ribosomal protein L18, translating into MAKTTTEILARQKKRARRHRRVRLRVVGMPDRPRMTVFRSNKGIYAQVIDDLEGKTLVSASSTEVKESGLKKAQMAEKVGELLAAKAKEKNIDKVVFDRGSYLYHGRVKSLAEGARKGGIQF
- the rpsH gene encoding 30S ribosomal protein S8, which translates into the protein MTLTDPIADMLTRIRNANNGFKDSVEMPASKMKVEIAKVLKDEGYITDYALMRGEAFDNIVVDLKYGKDRQKVISGLRRISKPGRRVYTNKDAIPKVLGGLGVAVLSTSRGLMTGRTAEKQGVGGEVICFIW
- the rpsK gene encoding 30S ribosomal protein S11, which gives rise to MAAPKSKARTRRKVKKNIPVGQAHIKTSFNNTIVTLTDKEGNVIAWESAGSAGFKGSRKSTPFAAQVTADACAKKGMEHGLKKVDVYVKGPGSGRETAIRSLQAAGLEVMGVKDVTPMPHNGCRQRKRRRV
- a CDS encoding DNA-directed RNA polymerase subunit alpha, encoding MLTFQVPKITHEQVEDNKGVFVVEPLDRGFGHTFGNSLRRVLLSSLDGAAVSLVKIEGVAHEFSTIEGVKEDVTDIVLNLKRLTCKLHGEETDELEVTLNKNGPGEATGADIECPAELEIVNPDLHIANLGKKAKLEMTLTVRRGRGYASAESNKEAGAAIGVIPIDSNYSPVTRVNYEVSPARVGQRTDFDRLTIEITTDGSISAGDALRDAAAMLISSLQIFTGAHEAGGPVEALAAAESALEMPSSGEGSDDDINIEELEIGVRSYNCLKREGIQTVADLVKRSEAELMNIPNFGRKSIEEVKENLSKLGMALRGSES
- the map gene encoding type I methionyl aminopeptidase, which produces MINRKSPAQIEKIGRAGAIVGGCLQMLKGMCRPGATTAELDRAAEKFIREHGGIPTFKGYRGFPATICASPNTMVVHGIPGDYLVAEGDIMSLDVGVTLKGWVADAALTVEVGDAGQLARRLMEVTEASLGRAIAKCRVGNRLGDVSHAVQEYVEANGFAVVRSLVGHGIGREMHEEPQIPNYGNPGTGPELQEGMVFAIEPMVNAGTHKVTVGDDHWAISTADGSLSAHYEHTVAITASGPRILTAAGENEEKGLDAAPLLW
- the rpsD gene encoding 30S ribosomal protein S4, with the translated sequence MAKDTSPACKQCRREGLKLYLKGERCLTDRCAIDRRSYGPGEHGRRRIKQTEYLTQLREKQKARRYYGLLEKQFRNYYERANRQSGITGENLLRLLEVRLDNVVYRLGFAVSRRQSRQLVMHGHFMVNGHRVDIPSYLVKPDDVVAVMANSSAKDLIKEATDLTASVSPWLQADHDNLSGKILKYPEREEIDVPVQEQLIVELYSK
- the rplQ gene encoding 50S ribosomal protein L17: MRHAKQGRKLGLTTAHRKAMLGNMVCSLFEHGRIKTTVSKAKEAKPLAEKMITLGKRGDLAARRQALARLRSKDVVHTLFAEVAPRFAERPGGYTRIIRIGPRQGDAAEMVFLELVD
- the rpmJ gene encoding 50S ribosomal protein L36, giving the protein MKVRSSVKPMCEKCKVVRRHGVVLVICTNPRHKQRQG
- the rpmD gene encoding 50S ribosomal protein L30, translated to MSQIKVTQTKSIIGRRADHRRTMRALGLRKMNHSVVHEDSPQIRGMIHQVRYMVEVEEVKGSKQ
- the rpsM gene encoding 30S ribosomal protein S13 — its product is MARIAGVNIPREKRVEIGLTYIYGVGRSTSCKVLDDLGISRNTYVRDLTDEEVSKLREYLDSNLVVEGDLRRERSQNIKRLMEIGCYRGLRHRRGLPVRGQRTKTNARGRKGPKRTVGVKRKK
- a CDS encoding type Z 30S ribosomal protein S14, which translates into the protein MAKKSLQVKASRTPKYPSRGYHRCRRCGRPRGYFRKFGLCRICLRELAHRGVIPGMTKSSW
- the rplO gene encoding 50S ribosomal protein L15; its protein translation is MGLHNLSPTPGSKHGRKRVGRGHGSGHGKTSGRGHKGFNSRSGGGVRPGYEGGQMPLYMRVGKLRGPNKKMSMPFGPFRTYTTGVNVSRLAEKFDAGAEVTPEALVEKGIIKNTKTPVKILGDGDIAIALTVKANGFSKSAREKIEAAGGKAEVI